ACATCTTGTTGTAATTGATTAGTTATTATTGAGTTGTGCATTTATCCCTATCAATTTTATGAAAAATGTAAAAATAAGTACTCGACTAAATAGTTTGTTATTCGCTGAGTCTACCAATACACAACAAGCTATTGTATTGCTGTGTTTCAGGGTGTTATTGAGCCTCGAACTGATTGTGGTTCATGGTTTGAAAAAGCTGGGTATTCCCAACGGCGTTGCCGAGGTTATTCCAAATCCCTATAATATGCCCCTTTGGATTAACGAGAATATCGCCTTAGCAGCCAATTTGATTTGCCCTATTTTGGTGATATTGGGGCTATTTACTCGCTTGGCAACACTACCTATTTTGGCCGTAACACTTTCTGGATACTTTATTGTACATGGTCACGACAGCTTATTGGTCAGAGACATTCCTTTTATGTATAGCCTTTGTTTTTTGTTTCTAACCTTCACTGGTGCAGGAAAATACAGTTTAGATACTATCATCGCCAAAAATACAATTAATCATGACTAAGGTTTTATGGATTCTTTTGGTAGTCTTAGCAGGGGCTTTACTACCCATTCAAGCGGGCTTGAATACTAAAATGGGCAAAGTTATCGAAAGTCCTGTTTGGGCTTCTCTTATATCATTTGCTGTGGGTACGCTAGCCATGCTAACCTACGCTGGAATTACTAAACAAGGCTTTAATCTTGCCGAGTTTCGAAATATCCCAGCCCATACTTGGGTAGCAGGTGTGTTAGGAGCTTTTTATGTAACCACTATCGTATTGGCTTTTCCTCGACTAGGGCCTGCTCTTACGTTTGGTCTTGTAGTGGCGGGCCAACTATTTATTTCGCTTGTACTCGACCATTTCAATATTCTCGTACAGGTACAACATAGCATCAATATCTACCGAGTCGTAGGTGTGTTACTCATCATTGCGGGCGTAGTGATTATTCGCTCGTTTTAAAGGTATTGAGTGAGTTAGTGATTGAGTGGATTAGTGATTTGTTAAAACGATTTTTTATCGGAAAAATCAAATTTTATTGTAATAGATTGATTTTTAGTTATTTAATTCGGTTTATCACTCAATCACCTAGTCACTCAATCATTTAGTAGAATCAATTTTAATCAACCATAATTTATTATTTACAATTAAACCTTTAATAACATGAGCAAGATTACAGTAAAAGACGGAACAGAAATTTATTACAAAGATTGGGGAACAGGACAACCTCTCTTTTTTCACCACGGGTGGCCACTATCGAGCGATGACTGGGATGCACAAATGATGTTTTTTGTGAATCAAGGTTTTAGAGTAATTGCTCATGATCGTCGTGGACATGGCAGGTCAACACAAACAGCCAATGGCCACGATATGGATACTTATGCAGCCGATGTAGCCGAACTCACTGAAGTCCTCGACTTACGTGATGCCGTACACATTGGGCATTCTACTGGTGGTGGCGAGGTGATTCGTTATGTGGCGAAACACGGTCAAGGAAGAGTAGCAAAAGCGATTTTGATTAGTGCCGTAACACCTATTATGGTTCAAACAGAGAGTAATCCAGAAGGTATTCCGATGTCGGTATTTGAAGAAATTCGTGAAGGAACAGCTACCAAACGCCCACAATATTTTCAGGATTTTACGATTCCATTTTTTGGGTATAACCGTGAAGGTGCTGTTATTTCGCAGGGGGTTCGTGATAACTGGTGGAGGCAAGGAATGATGGGTGGTATTGTTGCACATTATAACTGTGTGAAGGTATTTTCTGAAACAGATTTTACCGAAGACCTCAAAGCTGTGGATATTCCAGTACTTGTACTGCATGGCGAAGATGACCAAATTGTTCCCTTTGAACTTACCGCAGTAAAAGCTGTGAAGCTTTTGAAAAACGGTACGCTTATTTCTTACCCAGGTTTTCCTCACGGAATGCCAACGACAGAAGCAGCCACCATCAATGCCGATATTTTAGCATTTGTTAAATCATAAACAAAGATAACTGCTTTGGGGAATGGGCACTATTTCTATTCCCCAAGGTACTTATCTATTTTTTGTAAAAAAAGACTCATTTCTAACACATCCCACAAAACAAATCAGACCATGAATAAAGGAGCAGAAATAGGAATCACCGAAACATATAGAGCAAATGTTGCCCTAGAACTTTCCAAAATTTTAGCCGACGAATTTGTACTTTATACCAAAACCAGAAATGCCCACTGGAATGTAGAAGGAGCAGATTTTTATGCGATTCATAAGTTTTTTGAAAACCAATACGAGCAATTAGACGAAGCGATGGATGATGTTGCCGAAAGAATCCGTGCGATCGGGCATTATGCACCTGCAACCCTAAAAATCTACTTGCAACTTACGCATCTCAGTGAAGAGTCTCGTGAGGACAACGACAGTACGGGCTATATCAAAGAGCTTTTGGCCGACCATCAAACAGTGATAATTCATCTGCGAGAAAATATCAACAAGTTTGCTACTGAATACCACGATTTAGGAACAAGCGATTTTATTACAGGCTTGATGGAAACTCACGAAAAAATGGCTTGGATGTTAAGAGCCCATTTAAAATAAATGTGATGAAAGAGCCAAAACCCTATATTGGTTTATTAACCTTTCTATTGGCAAGTGTGGCAGGATGTTGCGACACAGTAACGTTTGTGTCGGGAAAGTCCATTTTTTCGGCACACGTTACAGGTAATTTTATTGTTTTTGCAGCACAAGCAATTGCCAATAACCATACTTCTTCGTGGCTTCAGCTTACTACTTTTCCTGTATTTGTAATCGCTGTGATGGTAGGTGGTTGGCTAAGTGGTCAATTCCTTAATCGGTATGTATTGTTGCTTGTCGAGAGTGTATTACTGCTACTGGCTGCTTTGGCTACGTGTATTGTACCAACGTGGTATAATCTAAACAATGGTCATGGTATTTATCTTATTGTAATGATGGTGGTATTTGCTTTGGGATTACAAAATGCTTTTGGTAAATTGTATAGCCAAGACACGCATGGCCCAACAACCATGATGACAGGAAATGTAACACAGTTGGCCCTAGATTTTGGTAATCTATTTCGCAGCAGATTTACCACTTGGCCAAGCTTAAAAGAAAGTATTCAAAAACAATTATTTACCATTGGAGGTTTTTTGTTTGGATGCCTTCTTGGAGCTCTTTTAGCCAACCTTATGGCCTTAAAAGCCCTTTTTCTACCCAGTTTAGCTTTATTGATATGTAGTGCTTTTTTACTCCGTACCACCAAAAACAATATGTAAGAAATATGGAAAAAAATGTACCCTTGCTAAATAGGCAAACTTCGTTGGTAGCTTTTGTATGCTATGTTGTATTGTGTATTTGTAGTCCACAAAATAGTTTTGGTAAAGAGAAAAAACAAATTCAGACTATTCGAGAAGGGCTAAAGAATTTACCAGAGAATAGTCCTCAGAGAGTTGATTTTTTGATTGAATATGGACGTTACTGTTTAGAGAAAACAGGCGAGCTCAAAGTGGATTTAGACAGTGCCTTTGTTTTTCAGCAACAAGCTTTGGCATTGGCTAAGCAGCTTTCGTACATCAGTGGTATTGCCGATGCCATGATTCTTGAAGGAAGAATCTATCATGAAATGCAGCTTCGTAATAAAGCTATTATTCAGCTTAAACGGGCATTTCTTTATGCTAAAAAACACAAGTTATATGCCCAGCAAGGTGACTTTTTTACCAATTTTACCCAGTTTCACAACAACGAACTCACAGGAATAGACACTAAAATTGGCTATTATATCAAAGCTATTCAATTATATCATAAAGCTAATGCCCAAGAAGACGAAGCTACTTCTCGGAAAATGCTGGGCGACTATTACAGTATTTTGGGTAAATCAAACGAAGCCATTGAACAGCTAGATTTGGCCTTGAAAATTTATCAAGACATTCATTTCAAAGATTTGCAAGGCGTATATAATATAATGTCGGGCGTGTACTCGCAGATGGGTAATTACGAACTGGCTATAAAATATGGTCTGTTGGCTGTAAAAACAGCCGAATCGCTCGGCGATGAAAGCTTGCAGCTGAGTTCTATTTATAACAAATTAGGGATCAGTTATCTTTATTTAGGTCAATATCAAAGAGCTTTGGAAAGCTGGCAAAAAGCAGCAACGATTGCCGAAAAATACCAAGATGCCGATTATCTCAGAATTATTTATGACAATATTGTTAATGCTTATTCAGGATTAAAAAAATTCAAGCTTGCCCTAAATCAACTCGTATATATTGAGAAAAATTATCCGCCCAATGATTATCATACTCGACTTATGCTTCAGTACCGCTACACAATGCTATACTTAGACTTGAAGCAGCATGATAAGGCAAAGCCACATTTTGCAAAGCTATTGGAATTGAACAAGGATACATCTAAAGATATTATGAACCAAATGTATATTAATCATGCAGCGATTCGGTATTATATAGAAACCAAGCAGTCGGATAAAGCATATTCTTTTTTGATTGACCAAGATAAAATTTCTCGTAGTGTTTCCAATAAAAAAATGCTTTATGAAAACTATTTGACATGGTTTAAGGCCGACTCTGCCATAGGCAACCTTTCTGAAGCAATCAAGCATTACAAATTATACAAGGTATATTCCGATTCGGTAATGAATGCCCAAAAAGCCAAACAGATTTCTAACTTACAAATTCAATTCGATACAGAACAGAAAGACAAGAATATCCTATTTTTAACCCAAAAAAATGAACTACAAAACGCTACTATTCGCAACGATAGAATCATAAAGACTATCTCGATAAGCGGTACAATTGTATTGATATTACTGTTGTTGTTAGGTTATAACCGTTATCAACTCAAACAAAAAAACAATCTGCAATTAGAGCAAAAACAGAAGGAAATCAACCAACAAAACGACTTACTCAAGCGGTTGCTGAACGAAAAAGAATGGCTTATCCGAGAAATACATCATCGAGTAAAGAATAATTTGCAGATAGTGATTAGCCTATTGAATACGCAGTCGGCACATTTACAAAATTTGGATGCCCTCGAAGCCATTCAGAATAGTCAGCATCGAATGCACGCTATATCATTGATACATCAAAAACTGTATCAAACCGAAAATCTGGCAACAATAGATATGGAGTGGTATATTTGGGAATTGGTTTCGTACACCAAAGAGAGTTTTATGCTCGACAAAAAGCTAAGTTTTGATTTAGTAACCGAGCCAATAACGCTCGATGTTGGTCAAGCAGTACCCATTGGTCTTATTCTAAACGAAGCCATTAGCAATGCTGTCAAATATGCTTTTCCAACCAAAGAAGGTCAGATAAAAATTATTTTGAAAGCCGTTTCTGAAAAATGTTGCAAGCTCTCTATCTCCGACAATGGGGTTGGTTTACCAGAAGGTTTTGATATTACAGAAAGCGATTCATTGGGTATGAGTTTGATGCGAGGACTAAGCGAACAAATAGAAGGAATTTTTGATATTCAAAACCAACAAGGCTTGACCATTACCGTTATTTTTCCAATCAAAACCGAATTGGAACACTCTATTGTACATAGTTAAGTTAGTGCTGTACGCAATGTCGTTCAAATAAAATTGATGTAGGGGCAACCCTTGCGGTTGCCCCATTCAAAATAGCATAGTAGGGCTTTGTTATGTTCAGAATGGCAATCGTAAGGTTTTGTTGTGTTCAGGCAACCGCAAGGGTTGCCTCTACAAAAATGTTAATTGTAAGAGTTCCTTGTTATAAAATAGGATTCAAGACATATTCTATAAATTCTAAATTAGTAGTGTACGCAAGTTTTAATTGTCTATAAATATAAAATTGATGTAGTGGCAACCCTTGCGGTTGCCCCATTCAAAATAGTATGGCAGGGCTTTGTTATGTTCAGAATGGCAATAGTAGAGTTTTGTTTTGTAGAGGCAACCGCAAGGGTTGCCCATTCATCAAAAATGCTAACTAGGAGAACTCTTTTGAACAAAATAAAATCCTTCATACAGCACTAATAGTTAATGATAAAAAAAGATAAAATACTGATTGTTGAAGACGAGTTTATTGTGGCTTATGATTTAAAAATAATGCTCACAAAAGCAGGCTATTTGGTAGCAGGAATTGCCACTTCGGTAGAACGTGCCAGACAGCTCATAGAACAAAAAAAACCTGACTGGGTATTATTGGATATTATCTTGAAAGGTGATGAAACTGGCATTGATTTGGCCCGTGAGCTTTTACAAAAAAGAATTCCCTTTTTATTTATTTCGGCCAATACCGACCAAACTACCCTAGAGGCTGCCAAAGCAACACAACCTTATGGTTTTTTGGTAAAGCCCTTTCGAGAACGAGACTTATTTGTGATGCTTGATATAGCCCGATACCGCTATGGCGTTGAAATGGGTACTATCTATGACACCCCTAGCGAAAATCAAAAAACTGTTGTTGAGATAGAAGGGATTATTGGTAATAGTAAGGTTTTGTTGGACTCTTTAGAGAAAATTAAAATTGTAGCACCGACCAATACATCAGTTATTATCTTGGGCGAAAGTGGTACAGGCAAAGAACGAGTAGCACAGGCTATTCACCAACAATCTGCTCGTAAAAATCAGTCATTAGTAACAATTAATTGTGCTGCCTTACCTTTTAATCTCATAGAATCAGAACTTTTTGGTCATGAAAAAGGAGCTTTTACTGGGGCTAATCAAAAACGTATAGGGAAATTTGAACAAGCTCATGGAGGAACTATTTTTTTGGACGAAATAGGAGAATTACCCTTAGATGCCCAAGTAAAATTGCTACGAGTATTACAAGAAAAAGAAATAGAACGAATCGGAAGTGACGCAACTATCAAAGTGGACGTTCGTATTATTGCAGCTACCAATCGAAACCTTGAACAAGAGGTATCGGAAGGGCGTTTTCGTTTGGATTTATACTATCGTTTAAATGTATTTCCGATAGCGTTACCTGCTCTTCGTGAACGCAAAGAAGATATTCCATTATTGACGCACTATTTCCTAAAAAAAATCAATGCTTGTACAGGACGAAAAATCACTCGAATTAGTGATTCGGCCATGCAAAAGCTTCAAGCTTACGATTGGCCTGGTAATATTCGCGAACTCGAACACCTGATTGAACGGAGTGTGCTATTGGCACAAAATCAGGAAATTGTAGATATTCACTTACCTAATACACCCAAGTTTCAAGCTAAAAGACTGCCTGCCGAGGAGGTAATTGATACGATGGATGATATGGAGCGAGAACATATTTTAAAAGCACTAAGGAACTGTCAGGGAAAAGTGTCGGGTATAGGAGGGGCTGCCGAAGCATTGGGAATGTCGCCCCAAACATTGTATGCAAGAATCAAAAAATTAGGTATCAAAATGGGCTATACCTAACAAAATTACAAAGGTATTTGGAATTAATATTTTATTTAAGTAAGTGTACTTTTCAATACTGTGTTATTTATGGAGTATCGAGAAAATGTTCTTTCTTAATACCCAATTTTTTCATTTTTGAAATCAGCGTAGTAGCAGGTAAATCAAGCCTAATGGCTGCACCATTGGCCCCAAAAATTCTGCCATTACACCATTGAAGTACTTGCACGATATGCTCACGCTCTATAGTAGCTAATGTTTTTATTTCAAATGCTCTGTTTTGAGGTATAGTAGGCAAGTCTACTTTATTGATAATGGGGCTATTGCTTAGTAAAACACTACGTTCTATTAGGTGTTCTAGTTCACGGATATTACCAAGCCAAGGGTGTACCAAAAGTTCTTCTAGGGCTTTAGCAGAAATACCCGTAATATTTTTATGACTTATTTGAGCGTATTTTTCTATAAAATAATTGACCAATAACGGAATATCTTCTTTGCGTTTACGCAGAGGAGGTATCATAATCGGAAAAATATTTAAGCGATAATACAAATCTGCACGGAATCGCCCTGCTCCAATTTCTTCTTCTAGGTGGCGGCTTGTGGCTGCAATAATACGAACATCCAGTTTGATGGTTTGCCGTCCACCAATCCGTTCCATTTCTTTTTCCTGTAAAACTCGCAAAAGTTTTAGCTGTAATTCAAGTGGTAACTCGCCGATTTCATCCAAAAATAGCGTACTATTTTGGGCTAATTCAAACTTCCCGATTCTTTGGTCGGTAGCTCCTGTAAAACTCCCTTTTTCATGGCCAAACAGTTCGCTTTCAAGCAAGTGAGCTGGGATAGCCGCACAATTAAGCTTTACCATGTTTCTACTTTTTCGAGGTGAAGCTTCATGAATGGCCTTGGCTATCAGCTCTTTACCTGTACCTGTTTCGCCCAAAAGTAATACCGTCGAAACTGAACTAGCCACTTGGGTTACCAATTGCAAAACCTCTTGGAGAGCCAATGATTTTCCAATAATATGGTTCGCCATAGGGGTAGCTATAGGTTTGGGAGCAGGGGCTATCGTTGGCGTTTTTATTTCGCCCTGAAGTTCCTGAACCTGTTTTTGGGCAAGAAGTTTTTGAATTCCCAAGCCTACCAAACGAGCTACTCCCGATAGTATGTCAATAAGATATGCTGAAAATTGGCCTTGTTGTTGCGAATGAACAAACACCACCCCGTTTGTCTTGCGTCCATCATAAAGCGGAATTGCCAAGGTTTCGATAAGCCCCAGCCGTAGCCATTGTTGAGCGTACCAAGGTGTTTGCTCTTTTTTTACCAAGAGTTTTGTATTGAAAACCTCAACTTGTTGAGAGAAAAAAACAGAGTCTTGCGATGCTATTATGACTGTTGGGTTATCAGAACTGTTGGAGGTAGTATTACTCAGCAAAATACGATAAGTATTTCTTTCTTGATTGAGCAAGCATAAAGTATAAAAAGCATCTTCACACAATTGAGGCAGTAGTTTTTGGAGAATGCTATCAATTTCATCCAGATGCTCGGCTAGTACCATTCTATTACCGAGAGAAAGCAATATCAGTGATACTTTTTGGCTACTGTCATGATAGTTCAGAGGAGGAGATTGGGGCTTTTTGGGCATTTTGAAGAGCTAAAAACGTTATTTTATGGTCAAAAATAATGAATACAGCCAATAAAATAGGAGGGTAGAGCTGTTTAATTTAAGCCCAACACCCTATTCCAATAAGGTATAGAAAGAGAAAGCTGACTTTTTTAGCCAGAAAATGTTGATATTTACCAATTTGGTATGTCAATTGTTCTTATGAAGCTTTTAGCATCGAAATACTCTTTTTGAAGTAAGTAGGCGTTGTGCCTTCGTATTTTTTGAAAATAGTACAGAAATAATTGACATTCTGAAAACCTACCCTAAAGCTAGCATCAGTAATACTCATCATAGGGTCGGCAAGGATTTTTTTAGCCAATTTTACCCTTTCTTGAATAATATATTCTACAGGACTTAGCCCAAACTCACGCTTGAAACTCCTGAAGAAATGAGCTTTACTCATACAGGCCATATCGCTAAGTTTTTCAATGGTCAGGTTTTCGGCAAGGTTTTCTTTGATATACCTAACCACATGAGCAAAGCGGTTGGTATTGATATACTGCATATAGTTATCAAAAATCAAAACACGAGCCTGAGTTTGCATCAAACGTAGTAATAACTCTTGCAGAGCAAAATTGGCAAAAATATCTTTTGAAACATTATTTTCTTTCGATACATATACCAGCCTATCAATAGTATTGGCCATTTCAAGGCTATTTTTGATATGAAACTTATTCAAATCTATATTCCAAGATTCGTGGGTTTCTACTTTTGCATATTTTTCATTAAGCAAATCTATGGTTTCCTTGATTTTCTCTTTGTCGATAGCCAAGGCAATACATTGTGTAGGCGACTGCAAACTAGCCTCAGGAAAATCAATAATCATTTCTTCATGGGAAGGTACTACTACCGATTCGCCAGGGAGGTATTCAAAAGGCTTATTGCCAAACAAGTTCATTACTTTTTTGCCTCGTAGCATAGCTGTAAATACAAGGTTATCGAACTTGAGGCTTACACGTTCGCTTTTTTGATGGGTTTCAAATATGTTAAGCTCACAGTGATTCAAACTAAAGGTAGAGCGATGCTCTACCAAGGTTTGAAGCTGACGCATATTGGTCAGTGCTTGTGTTTGGGGGGCATATTTTTTATCCATAAATGCTTTGGGGAATAGCGTTTTTACTTTTGCTATTGCAATTTAATAAATATAAGCAAAACAAGATTAAATATGAGATTTTTTTGTAGAAACATGATAGAATAGTGAAGATATATTAGCGATAAAAGGATGAACTTTGAATTACAAATCAAATATTTATCCTTTAACTCATATTAACATGGAAACCGTTGTAGAAACCAGTAATTTAGTCGCTCGTCCTCAGTTCAAAGAAAGATATGAAAACTTTATTGGTGGGGAATGGGTATCGCCTATTAAAGGGGAATATTTTCAGAATATTTCACCTGTAGACGGCAATGCTTTTACAGAAGTAGCACGCTCAACCAAAGAAGATGTTGAATTGGCGTTGGATGCTGCTCATAAAGCTTTTGAAACGTGGTCGCGCAGTTCGGCTACTTATAGAAGTAATATATTATTGAAAATTGCCGACGTTATGGAGGCTAATTTAGCATATTTGGCAGCAGTAGAAACCGTAGATAACGGCAAGCCTGTTCGTGAAACTATGGCGGCAGATATTCCTTTGGCTATCGACCATTTCAGGTATTTTGCAGGTTGCTTGCGTGCCGATGAAGGTAGTATTTCTGAATTAGACTCAGATACGCTTTCTATCCAAATTCATGAGCCTATTGGGGTGGTTGCTCAAATCATTCCTTGGAACTTCCCTTTATTGATGGCCGCCTGGAAACTCTGCCCAGCATTGGCAGCAGGATGTACAGTAGTAATGAAACCTGCCGAGCAAACGCCAGTAGGTATCTTGGTACTAATGGAACTCCTCAAAGATGTGCTTCCTGCGGGGGTTGTTAATATTATTACTGGATTTGGCCCAGAAGCAGGCAAGCCATTGGCTCAGTCGCCACGGGTATCGAAAGTAGCCTTTACAGGTGAAACTTCTACGGGGCGTTTGATTTTACAATATGCTTCCGAAAATATTGTTCCTGTAACGATGGAATTGGGCGGTAAATCTGCTAATATTTTCTTCCCAAGTATTATGGATGCCGACGACGAGTTCTTCGATAAGTGCTTGGAAGGTGCTAGTATGTTTGCCTTAAATCAGGGCGAAGTGTGTACTTGCCCTTCAAGAATCTTGGTACACGAAAGTATCTACGAGAAGTTTATTGAAAGGGTGATTGAACGTGTTGAAAAAATTCAAATGGGGCATCCTCTCGACAAATCTACAATGATGGGAGCTCAGGCATCAAAAGAGCAATTCCAGAAAATTTTAGGATATATCGAAGTTGGACAAGACGAAGGCGCTGAATTGCTTACGGGTGGTACTGCCCAATATGTAGATGGCTTGCCTGATGGCTATTATATCAAGCCAACGTTGTTTAAGGGACATAACAAAATGCGTATTTTCCAGGAAGAAATTTTTGGCCCTGTAGCATCTGTTGCCACCTTCAAAACTACCGAAGAGGCCATAGCTATTGCCAATGATAGTCTTTATGGCTTGGGTGCTGGTGTATGGACACGCGACGCTCATGAGCTATTTACTGTACCTCGTGAATTGCAAGCAGGTAGGGTTTGGGTAAACTGCTATCATGCTTATCCTGCTCATGCTTCGTTTGGTGGATACAAAAAATCTGGTTTTGGCCGTGAAACCCACAAAATGTCGTTGAATCAATATCGACAAACTAAAAATATCTTGTTGTCAAATAACAAAAACAAGCTTGGGTTCTTCTAAGCAATGGTTTGGAAATCACCTAATCAATGAATAGCTAACTTACTAATTGGTATGAATTTACCAATTAGTAAGTTGATTTTGAGTTAAGTACAGTACAAAAGGGGTAATAGATTTTTAAAAACCAGCGTTTGTGAATGTGTTGCTATCAACTTCAACTAAAAATATCATGGAAGAAAGAATCAAAAGGGTATTGGTTACACAATCTGCCAAAGATGTGATTAAGCATCTGAAAAACAAACACGGAGGGTTGTTGTTTCATGTAAGTGGGGGCTGTTGCGACGGTTCACAACCAATGTGCTTTGAAATAGACGACTTTAAGCTCGGTAGTGTCGACCTCAAAGTGGGCGAAGCAGCAGGTTGTGGTATTTATATGAGTGCCGATCAATTTGAGTATTGGAAGTATGCTCAATTAACTTTAGATATTTTGCCAGGAAGAGGCTCTGGATTTTCGTTGGAAATTCCCCTAGGTTTGCGATTTACCCTAAAGTCGAGGGTGCTTACTATGGAAGAGCTAGCACATATCGAGCAACCTCAAGAAGTCCTAAATGTATAAATGCAACTTAGTAGTAAGTAGGCCGTAGCTCTTCTATTAAGTTGCATTTATGGCATTTTAGCCAAAATCAAATATTTATACAAACTAATTTTGGCCTTGTTTTTTGTGATTAACTGAAAGTTGATTTTCAACTTCAGAAAGTTAGTGCTTTCATTTATAGCGATATAACTGCTTTGACCAATGTAGTGTCAGTCAGAAGGTTGGTAAATACCGAGGCTACTTCATCAAAGGCTACATGGTGAGTAATCCATGTATTTACGTCGATTTGTTTATTTTCTAAAGCCTTAATAATATAGGTAAAGTCACTGGCCTTGCTATTGCGGCTAGCAAAAATACTTAATTCTCTTTTATGAAAATTAGGGTCGAAAAAAGTAAAGTCTCCTTGATACAAACCTACAAAAACCAAGCGTCCACCTGCAGCTGGATAATTAAAGGCATTGTGCATAGATTGCTTATTACCTGTGGCATCCAACACTACCGTTGGTAAATTTCCACCAAAAGCCGCTTTAATATTTTCTTCGGCCTGCTCGTTGGCCAATATTGCAAAATCTGCTTTCTGATGTTGAATACAAAAATCTAACCGATGGGTATTGATATCTAGTACCGCAACTTTGGCTTTTTTGAGCTTGGCAAATTCCATGACCGAAAGCCCAATTGGCCCAGCCCCAATAACCAAAACCGTATCTTTATCGGTCACAGAAGCTCGTTCTACAGCATGAGCTCCAATGCCAAGGGTTTCTACCAAGGCCAACTCTTCATAATTAAGAATTGCCGAAACGTGTAATTTATGAGCTGGTATTTTGATATATTCAGTCATACCGCCGTTGGTATGTACACCCAATACTTGGATATTTTCACAGCAGTTGGTCAAATCTCGTTGACAAGCCCAGCATTTACCACAATTCAAATACGGCTCTACGGCACATTTATCTCCAACCTTTATATTGTCGACTTCCGAACCTATTTTTACTACCTCTATACCCAACTCATGTCCTAAAATACGAGGATAGCTAAAGAAGGGTTGTTTTCCCTGAAAAGCGTGATAATCAGTTCCACAGATACCTATTTTATGAATTTTGACCAATGCTTCGTTGGGCGAAATTTCTATCGTATTATCCAGTTGTAGATATTGAAATTCGTGTGGTGTGGTTAATGAAAGAGCTTTCATGCGTTACAAATTGAATGTTAAGATTACGAGTGTTTAGTATATAAAGTAGAAAATATCAATAAATACCCTAATAAGGCTGTTTGTTTTCGTAGAAATAAGCTTTTGATAGTACAAAGAAAATGCTTACAAAGACTAACTAAATACTAGACTATAAAATATCAAAGCCTTTTGATCAGTTAAGGTTGGTCAAAAGGCTTTGCAAAGTATCTATAATGTATGATTGTATTGATTATGACTTTCTTAACTAAGAGTTTTCCTATTTGCAAGCAGATTTATTGGCTAGCTGCTAATAGGAAAATGATAGAAAGTTGAAGTATGATTGCTTAAAATACATTGCTGTCAAGCTACAACTGATAAGGCCAATACAATGCTT
The DNA window shown above is from Flectobacillus major DSM 103 and carries:
- a CDS encoding sigma 54-interacting transcriptional regulator; translated protein: MPKKPQSPPLNYHDSSQKVSLILLSLGNRMVLAEHLDEIDSILQKLLPQLCEDAFYTLCLLNQERNTYRILLSNTTSNSSDNPTVIIASQDSVFFSQQVEVFNTKLLVKKEQTPWYAQQWLRLGLIETLAIPLYDGRKTNGVVFVHSQQQGQFSAYLIDILSGVARLVGLGIQKLLAQKQVQELQGEIKTPTIAPAPKPIATPMANHIIGKSLALQEVLQLVTQVASSVSTVLLLGETGTGKELIAKAIHEASPRKSRNMVKLNCAAIPAHLLESELFGHEKGSFTGATDQRIGKFELAQNSTLFLDEIGELPLELQLKLLRVLQEKEMERIGGRQTIKLDVRIIAATSRHLEEEIGAGRFRADLYYRLNIFPIMIPPLRKRKEDIPLLVNYFIEKYAQISHKNITGISAKALEELLVHPWLGNIRELEHLIERSVLLSNSPIINKVDLPTIPQNRAFEIKTLATIEREHIVQVLQWCNGRIFGANGAAIRLDLPATTLISKMKKLGIKKEHFLDTP
- a CDS encoding aldehyde dehydrogenase family protein: METVVETSNLVARPQFKERYENFIGGEWVSPIKGEYFQNISPVDGNAFTEVARSTKEDVELALDAAHKAFETWSRSSATYRSNILLKIADVMEANLAYLAAVETVDNGKPVRETMAADIPLAIDHFRYFAGCLRADEGSISELDSDTLSIQIHEPIGVVAQIIPWNFPLLMAAWKLCPALAAGCTVVMKPAEQTPVGILVLMELLKDVLPAGVVNIITGFGPEAGKPLAQSPRVSKVAFTGETSTGRLILQYASENIVPVTMELGGKSANIFFPSIMDADDEFFDKCLEGASMFALNQGEVCTCPSRILVHESIYEKFIERVIERVEKIQMGHPLDKSTMMGAQASKEQFQKILGYIEVGQDEGAELLTGGTAQYVDGLPDGYYIKPTLFKGHNKMRIFQEEIFGPVASVATFKTTEEAIAIANDSLYGLGAGVWTRDAHELFTVPRELQAGRVWVNCYHAYPAHASFGGYKKSGFGRETHKMSLNQYRQTKNILLSNNKNKLGFF
- a CDS encoding AraC family transcriptional regulator, whose product is MDKKYAPQTQALTNMRQLQTLVEHRSTFSLNHCELNIFETHQKSERVSLKFDNLVFTAMLRGKKVMNLFGNKPFEYLPGESVVVPSHEEMIIDFPEASLQSPTQCIALAIDKEKIKETIDLLNEKYAKVETHESWNIDLNKFHIKNSLEMANTIDRLVYVSKENNVSKDIFANFALQELLLRLMQTQARVLIFDNYMQYINTNRFAHVVRYIKENLAENLTIEKLSDMACMSKAHFFRSFKREFGLSPVEYIIQERVKLAKKILADPMMSITDASFRVGFQNVNYFCTIFKKYEGTTPTYFKKSISMLKAS
- a CDS encoding DUF779 domain-containing protein; translated protein: MEERIKRVLVTQSAKDVIKHLKNKHGGLLFHVSGGCCDGSQPMCFEIDDFKLGSVDLKVGEAAGCGIYMSADQFEYWKYAQLTLDILPGRGSGFSLEIPLGLRFTLKSRVLTMEELAHIEQPQEVLNV
- a CDS encoding sigma-54-dependent transcriptional regulator; translated protein: MIKKDKILIVEDEFIVAYDLKIMLTKAGYLVAGIATSVERARQLIEQKKPDWVLLDIILKGDETGIDLARELLQKRIPFLFISANTDQTTLEAAKATQPYGFLVKPFRERDLFVMLDIARYRYGVEMGTIYDTPSENQKTVVEIEGIIGNSKVLLDSLEKIKIVAPTNTSVIILGESGTGKERVAQAIHQQSARKNQSLVTINCAALPFNLIESELFGHEKGAFTGANQKRIGKFEQAHGGTIFLDEIGELPLDAQVKLLRVLQEKEIERIGSDATIKVDVRIIAATNRNLEQEVSEGRFRLDLYYRLNVFPIALPALRERKEDIPLLTHYFLKKINACTGRKITRISDSAMQKLQAYDWPGNIRELEHLIERSVLLAQNQEIVDIHLPNTPKFQAKRLPAEEVIDTMDDMEREHILKALRNCQGKVSGIGGAAEALGMSPQTLYARIKKLGIKMGYT